From the genome of Streptomyces sp. JH34:
AGGAGCGCGCGGTTCTGGGCGTTGATCGGGCTCACGCCGCCGAAGAGGAAGTAGTGCTTGCCGACCTCCTTGAGCCGTTCTTCGGGGATGCCCCGGCCCCGCGTCACGTTCGCGAGGAACGGGACCACGTCGTCAGGGCCTTCGGGACCTCCGAAGGACAGCAGGAGGAGGGCGTCGTACGGAGCGGGATCGCGCAGATCGGACATGTACCCGATCCTGCCACCCGCCGCCGACAGCGCGGCGACCGCCATCGGCCGGTGCCCCGTGTCACCGGCCACCCGTAAGCTGTGTCAGCCATCCGCACACCTGACAGGCTTCACCGGAGCTACCCCTTGCCCAGCCCCTACCGCGCCATCTTCGCCGCACCCGGAACCCGGGCCTTCTCGGCGGCCGGACTCCTCGGCAGGATGCCGCTCTCCATGATGGGGATCGGCGTGGTGACGATGGTCTCCCAGCTCACCGGCCGCTACGGGCTGGCCGGCGCGCTCTCCGCGACGCTCGCCATGGCGGCGGCGGTCATGGGACCGCAGGTCTCCCGGCTGGTCGACCGCTACGGACAGCGCCGCGTCCTGCGCCCGGTCACCCTGTTCGCGGCCGCCTCGGTCGCCGGGCTTCTGGTCTGCGCGCAACAGCGGTTCCCGGACTGGACGCTGTTCGTCTTCGCCGCGGGCGCCGGGTGCGTCCCGAGCGTGGGGTCGATGGTCAGGGCCCGCTGGGCCGAGATCTACCGGGGGTCCGGGCGGCAGCTGCACGCCGCGTACTCCTGGGAGTCGATCGTCGACGAGGTGTGCTTCATCTTCGGCCCCATCGTCTCCATCGGCCTGTCCACCGCCTGGTTCCCCGAGGCGGGGCCCCTGCTGGCCGGCGGGTTCCTGGTGGCGGGCGTGTTCTGGCTGACCGCGCAGCGCGCCACGGAACCCAGGCCGCACCCGAAGGAGCAGCACACCGGCGGCTCGGCGCTCCGCTCGCCGGGCCTCCAGGTGCTGGTGCTGACCTTCGTCGCCACCGGGGCGATCTTCGGCGCGGTGGACGTGGTGACGGTGGCCTTCGCCGAGGAGCGCGGTCACAAGGCGGCGGCCAGCCTCGTCCTCGCTGTCTACGCCCTGGGCTCCTGCCTCGCCGGAGCGGTCTTCGGCCTGCTCCACCTCCAGGGGAAGCCGTCCACCAGGTGGCTGGTGGGGGTCTGCGCGATGGCCGTGAGTATGATCCCCCTCCAACTGGCCGGGAGCCTGCCGTTCCTGGCCGTGGCGCTCTTCGTCGCGGGCCTCGCCATCGCACCCACGATGGTCACCACCATGGCCCTCGTCGAGCAGCACGTACCGCGCACCCAGCTGACCGAGGGCATGACCTGGACCAGTACCGGACTCGCCGTCGGAGTGGCGCTCGGCTCGTCCGCCGCAGGCTGGGTGGTCGACGCCTCCGGGGCCGAGTCGGGGTACGCGGTGCCCGCCGTGGCGGGAGCGCTCGCGGCCGCGGTGGCGCTCCTGGGGTACCGCCGGCTCGCGGAGCCGGCGCCTACGGGAGGGCGCGGGGAAGATGACCGACACCTACGCACGGACGGCGAACACGTGGCGTAACTGGGCGGGCAACGTCACCGCCCGGCCCGCCCGCGTGGAGTCCCCCGCCTCCGTCGACGAGCTCGCCGAGGTGCTCCGCAGGGCCTCCGAGGACGGGCTGACGGTCAAGCCCGTCGGCACCGGTCACTCCTTCACAGCGGCCGCCGCCACCGACGGGGTCCTCGTACGCCCGGACCTGCTCACCGGCATCCGCGCCGTCGACCGCGAGGCGATGACCGTGACGGTCGAGGCCGGGACACCGCTGAAGCGCCTCAACACCGCGCTCGCCCGTGAGGGGCTCTCCCTCACCAACATGGGCGACATCATGGAGCAGACCGTCGCCGGTGCGACGTCCACGGGCACCCACGGCACCGGCCGCGACTCGGCGTCGGTCTCCGCGCAGATCCGCGCGCTGGAGCTGGTCACCGCCGACGGCACGGTCCTGCGCTGCTCGGCCGACGACCGCCCGGACGTCTTCGCGGCGGCCCGCATCGGGCTCGGGGCGCTGGGCGTGATCACCGCGGTGACGTTCGCCGTGGAACCCGTCTTCTTCCTGACGGCCCGCGAGGAGCCGATGCCCTTCGACCGGGTCACGTCCGAATTCGATCAGCTGGTCGCGGAGAACGAGCACTTCGAGTTCTACTGGTTCCCGCACACCGGTAACTGCAACACCAAGCGCAACAACCGCAGCGCCGGCCCCGCCGCTCCGCCCGGGCGCGTCGCCGGCTGGATCGAGGACGAGCTCCTCTCCAACGGTGTCTTCCAGGTCGCCTGTTCGGTGGGCCGGGCGGTCCCCGCCGCCATCCCCTCCATAGCCAGGGTCTCCAGCCGCGCCCTGTCGGCCCGGACGTACACCGACATCCCGTACAAGGTCTTCACCAGCCCGAGGCGGGTGCGCTTCGTCGAGATGGAGTACGCCCTGCCGCGCGAGGCGGCGGTCGACGCCCTGCGTGAACTCAAGGCCATGGTGGAGCGCTCGCCGCTGCGCGTCAGCTTCCCCGTGGAGGTCCGCACGGCGCCCGCGGACGACATGACGCTCTCCACCGCCTCGGGTCGCGACAGTGCCTACATCGCGGTGCACCTGTACCGGGGCACGCCGCACCAGGCGTACTTCACGGCCGTCGAACGGATCATGACGGGCTACGACGGCCGCCCGCACTGGGGCAAGATCCACACCCGGGA
Proteins encoded in this window:
- a CDS encoding D-arabinono-1,4-lactone oxidase, translated to MTDTYARTANTWRNWAGNVTARPARVESPASVDELAEVLRRASEDGLTVKPVGTGHSFTAAAATDGVLVRPDLLTGIRAVDREAMTVTVEAGTPLKRLNTALAREGLSLTNMGDIMEQTVAGATSTGTHGTGRDSASVSAQIRALELVTADGTVLRCSADDRPDVFAAARIGLGALGVITAVTFAVEPVFFLTAREEPMPFDRVTSEFDQLVAENEHFEFYWFPHTGNCNTKRNNRSAGPAAPPGRVAGWIEDELLSNGVFQVACSVGRAVPAAIPSIARVSSRALSARTYTDIPYKVFTSPRRVRFVEMEYALPREAAVDALRELKAMVERSPLRVSFPVEVRTAPADDMTLSTASGRDSAYIAVHLYRGTPHQAYFTAVERIMTGYDGRPHWGKIHTRDSGYLAGAYPGFGEFTALRDRLDPDRLFANDYLRRVLGR
- a CDS encoding MFS transporter codes for the protein MPSPYRAIFAAPGTRAFSAAGLLGRMPLSMMGIGVVTMVSQLTGRYGLAGALSATLAMAAAVMGPQVSRLVDRYGQRRVLRPVTLFAAASVAGLLVCAQQRFPDWTLFVFAAGAGCVPSVGSMVRARWAEIYRGSGRQLHAAYSWESIVDEVCFIFGPIVSIGLSTAWFPEAGPLLAGGFLVAGVFWLTAQRATEPRPHPKEQHTGGSALRSPGLQVLVLTFVATGAIFGAVDVVTVAFAEERGHKAAASLVLAVYALGSCLAGAVFGLLHLQGKPSTRWLVGVCAMAVSMIPLQLAGSLPFLAVALFVAGLAIAPTMVTTMALVEQHVPRTQLTEGMTWTSTGLAVGVALGSSAAGWVVDASGAESGYAVPAVAGALAAAVALLGYRRLAEPAPTGGRGEDDRHLRTDGEHVA